Genomic DNA from Pseudoalteromonas sp. MM1:
TTTGTGCAGTAGCTGCTTGAAGGGCATATAAAAAACCAGAACACGCAGCATTGGTATCCATAGCTGCAGCGCCGGTTGCACCAATATTTTTTTGTACTAAAGACGCGGTATTGGCCACTACGGTAGAGGGGGTACATGTTGCTAAAATAACTAAATCGATATCTTTTGCGTCAACCCCTGCACAATCAATGGCATGTTTTGCAGCAACGGTTGCAAGCTCTGCGGTGTTTACATGGCTAACCCTACGAGATTTAATACCAGTACGTGTTGTGATCCATTCATCGTTGGTATCAACTATTTCGCTAATTTCATCGTTGCTAATGCTTGCTGGTGGAATGCATTTACCCCAACCAGTAATATGTGCGTAGGCCATAATGTGTTCTCTTAAATGGTGGTCTGACGTGTATTGCTAATGGAGGAGTTATATCAAAAATTGCCCTTTAAGAGAAGTTATTAACCTGTTTTGTCTCTTAAAGTTTAAATTTACTGTAATTTTAAATGCCCGTTGCTGCATTTATAAATATAACCGTTCGAATTTAAAGCAAATAAAGGTATTATTAACTTAGGTCTGTACTGATAAAAGGGAAGTGTATGGGTAATAAAATTAAAGCATCGCTATTTAATCACTTAATTGAGTCTGAGCGGCAATTATTAGACCCAGAAGTACGCCAATCAAGCCATGCATTAAATGCCTTGCTTGATGATGAGTTTATTGAAATTGCAGCTAATGGCACCGTATTTGATAAGCAGCACGTACTAACCCGTTTACCTACTGAGGTTGTTCCACAGTTTTATAATCAGCACTTTAAAGGGCGAATGCTTAGCGATGATGTAGCACAAATTAGTTATCAAGCGGCTTACAGGCGCTCTGCCCGAAGTGAGTTTAATTATTCCCTACGTATGTCGCTTTGGCGCAAAAGTAATGAACAGTGGAAAATGGTATTTCATCAAGGAACGCCGTGCGCGCTTTTTACTATATCAATGGATGATTGACTGCTTTTATTAACGTATTAAATTTTATAGGTAAACCGCATCTTGTTTATGCAAACCGACCCGACCATTAGCCGCCTTTTACTGCTGCGAAGTGGTGCCATTGCCGTGCAGTTAATTGCTGTACTGAGCGTTTATTTTTTATTAGAACACCAAATAGCGTTATTGCCCTTATTAGTGGTAATTGCGATAGAGGCTATATTCCAATTAGTGAGCGTATTTGCCTATCGAAATGTAAGCCAAGCTCGCCCCGTTGGTATGTTGATGCAGCTCACTGCTGATGTCCTGTTTTTAACTATTTTGCTCTTTTTAAGTGGCGGCGCAACTAATGCGTTTGTATCGCTATTATTGTTACCTATTATGATTGCAGCTGTAACACTACGTGAAAAAGGACTCGCTTATATCGCCGTGCTTGCTATTGCCGCTTATAGCTTTTTGCTAATTAGGATGCCCGATCACAGTATGCATCAAATGAACATGAGCGGGCACTTTATAGGCATGTGGGTAAATTTTGTTTTAAGCGCAAGTGTAATCGCCCTTGTTATTGGTGCTATGAGTAGAGCATTAAAAGAGCGCGAACGTACAATTGCTAAAGCTCGCGAGCAACAATTACGTAACGAGCAACTGGTAACCTTAGATGGCGCCGCTGCACAAATAACCCATCAACTCGCTACACCCATCGCTAACTTACAATTACTATTTGAAGAGCTTTTAGAAGAGCAACCGAGTAACCCTGTTGTTGTGCAAATGCAAACACCGCTCAGGCAATGTGCGTCGCAATTAAACGACTTTAGAAAGCTTTCTGCGCAGCTTCGTAATAAAAATACCAAAGAGCACACAACAGTTAGCCAATTGCAAACGCAAATTACCGACACACTATTACTGCAATACCCAGATCAGCACATTAATTGGTTAAGTGAGCCAATAGCAGCCACCCTAAAAAGTGATGCAATGCTATTACCTGCCATACTTAATTTGCTACAAAATGCATGCATTGCTAATCAAAAAAATAACCAAAGCCAGTTAGAGTTAAGCTGGCAGCAAAATAATCAACATAGTGAATGTGTATATCTGCTAATTCGTGATTTTGGCAGCGGTTTTAGCCAATCACAATTAGCAGAGCTTGGCGGGCAACTTATGCCTAGTAGCCAAGGTATGGGGCTTGCGGTATTGCTTTCTAATGTAACGTTTGAGCGCCTAAACGGCTCGCTTACTTTGTATAACCATGCGGGTGGCGGGGCGGTTGCTAAAGTAAAATTAGCCATAGCAAATAATGAGCAGTCACTTACATGAAATTACTTATAATTGAAGACGATATAAACTTAGCCAGCACACTCGCTAGGCGTTTAACAAAACAAGGCTTTAGTTGTGAGGTTGCACACAACCAAAGTGATGCATTACTTAGTGCACGTAAACACTTACCCGATTTTATTTTGCTCGATATGAAATTGGGTGAAGATAACGGCCTTGCTTTAATTAAGCCCCTTCGCAGCTTATTAGCGCAGGCGCATATTGTATTACTAACCGGATTTGCAAGTATAGCCACCGCAGTAGAAGCCATGCGTTTGGGCGCTGACGACTACCTAACTAAACCCGTTGATATGGCCACATTATTAAAGGCGCTAAACAATGATTTAAATACGCAAAATGCGAGCTGTATTGCAACACCGGTTATGTCGCCAGAGCGTTTAGAGTGGGAGCACATTCAGCAAGTACTGCATAGTAATAATGGCAATGTGTCGGCCACTGCGAGGCAGTTAAATATGCATAGGCGCACATTGCAGCGTAAGTTACAAAAAAAGCCGGTTCAGCAGTAACCGCTTAGGGGTATAAAATGAGTGATGATGCGGCTTTATTAATGCGTAATCAAAAAATTATATTATTCGATGCGCAGTGTAAATTATGTAGTGCGTGGTGTAATTTTATAATTAGTAACGATGCCAATGTCATTTTTAAACTATGCAGCGTGCAATCTCCAAAAGGTGCACTGCTATTAACTCACTTTGGTTTTTCAACCACGCAATACGCCTCAATGGTTTACCTACAAAACGGCAAAGCGTACACGCAAAATCATGCTTTTTTTGAAGTAGTAAAGCAGCTAGGTTACCCTTATAAATTGGCCACTGTATTTAGTGTTTTACCTAATACCTTTAATAATTGGCTGTACGATAAAATTGCTTTAAACCGCTATACCTTATTTGGCAAGTACAACTATTGCAGAATACCCAACTCAGATGATGCAAAACATTATTTATAAACTAGTCGTTCACACATTGCAGTATAAGTAGATGCTAGGTTTAGGTGGCTGTGCTAAAATCGCCGCGTTTTAAATTATCAGGGCTTTGAAATGGCAAGTACAGCGCACGCACTCCACATATTGGTTAAACACAAAGAAATAGCAGAAGACATTATTAAGCAATTAGGTAAAGGTGCCAAGTTTCAAACCTTAGCTAAAAAATACTCGTCGTGCCCATCAGGTAAAAAAGGCGGTGACCTTGGCGAATTTAGACGCGGGCAAATGGTTCCGCAGTTTGACAAAATAGCTTTTAATGGCGCTATTCTAGAGCCGCATTTAGTTAAAACTAAATTTGGCTGGCATGTTATTAAAGTACTTTATCGTACTTAATAAGCTTGCTGACATTGACTAAAAAGGCTGCACACTGCAGCCTTTAAGATATAACCTTACCCGATTATTAATTATCCAAATTAAACTCAATTGTGATTTCTAAGTTTTTATCAGGTACAGCAACACCATTAACAACTTTAGGTGAGTATTGCCATTTAGATAGGGCACGTTTGGCTTCGCTATTAAACACTTGCTCAGGTTTAGCGTTAATAACTTTAATATTATTTGGGCGCCCATAACTATCTACATCATAAGACATGGTAACAAAACCTTCTGTTTTGTTACGTACCTCTGCAACAGGGTATTTAGGGGGAACTGTTGATTTTACTGTTGCGGTAGGACTGTCTTGAAGTGGAGTTGTAGTACAGCCAGTAATGATTAGAGCGGCAATGATAGACAGTAAGTATTTCATTTTAATTCCTTTTATTATTTAGTTAGTCCCCTTTTTTATACTAAAAGACCAGTCATGTAAAATAATCCGCTTAGTTATCAAGCTCAATATTTAACCTGAGTTAAGGTTATTTAATAAACATCCAGATACCCGCAGCAATCATAAACAGGTTTTCGGTCAGAGAGACAAACCCCAGCGGTACATTACTATCTCCGCCAACACAGGCACATTTAAGCTCTCGTTTGTCTATGTAAACAGCCTTAATGACCGATACGGCGCCAACACCCCCAATAAATAAAGAAATTGGTGCAACAATATAAGCTGAAAGCCCTGCAATCATGCCAATACTTACAAATGCTTCTAAAAATGGATACACATAAGCATATCTCACTACTTTCATCGCAAATAAGTCATAGGTTATAAAAGAATTACTAAAGCTGTATAAGTCGCGTAATTTTTGAATAGCCAGTACGCCCATTGTTAACGCGACAAACAGCATAATTGTATGCATAGAAAAAAGTGCAAAGCCAGTCGAGTAGCTAAATGCAAAGGCAAGCAATAAGGTAACAGCAAAAATAGCCGTTACGGGAGTGTAAGTAGTGCCCTGTTGACCAGGCTCCGATTTATTAAAGTAAGCTCGCAGGTCGTCATACCCGCCAATGCGTTCGTTATCGATAAATGTTTGTGGTGTGGTATCAACATTGTGCTTTTGTTGAAATGCATCGGTTTCTTCGCGCGAAGTCAGCGGCTTATCATCTACCTTATAGCCTTTTCGCTTAAGTAAATCTTTTGATTTGAGTCCAAATGGGCAAATATGCTCATTAGTTACCATTCTGTATAATGTTGCTGACTTAGCCATGCTTGCTCCTTATGCGTATTTAGTTACTCGTTAGCCCTTAAGTTATAGTGAGTGAATGGCGGTATGAAAGAAGTTAATGGCACCTTGTAATATTTACGTGGCATTTGAAATAAAATAGCGCGCAGCACACTCATTAAGAACACAAAATAGACAATGCACGTATAGTGCCAGCACTTTTATAAAAGCGCAGAAGGTGAAGTTTGAGTAGCAGAGGGTTTTTGTTAAAAGCTTATAGAAATATCGGCTCACGTAGACAGCAAAGTCACGCTGCACCTTTAAAACCGTATAAGACTGCATTGCGCAGCCTTATATATGTTAAACAGCAGCTTACTCGCTAAGCGTCTTGCTTAGCCTCTTCTTCACTAATTTGTTTTAGTGCTTGAATAAACGAATCGCTTGGTTGTCCGCCACTAATTGCATATTTATCGTTGATAATAAATGTAGGTACCGAGGTAATACCCATTTGCTTAAAGCGATCTTGCTCTTGGCGCACTGTTTG
This window encodes:
- a CDS encoding nuclear transport factor 2 family protein, with protein sequence MGNKIKASLFNHLIESERQLLDPEVRQSSHALNALLDDEFIEIAANGTVFDKQHVLTRLPTEVVPQFYNQHFKGRMLSDDVAQISYQAAYRRSARSEFNYSLRMSLWRKSNEQWKMVFHQGTPCALFTISMDD
- a CDS encoding ATP-binding protein gives rise to the protein MQTDPTISRLLLLRSGAIAVQLIAVLSVYFLLEHQIALLPLLVVIAIEAIFQLVSVFAYRNVSQARPVGMLMQLTADVLFLTILLFLSGGATNAFVSLLLLPIMIAAVTLREKGLAYIAVLAIAAYSFLLIRMPDHSMHQMNMSGHFIGMWVNFVLSASVIALVIGAMSRALKERERTIAKAREQQLRNEQLVTLDGAAAQITHQLATPIANLQLLFEELLEEQPSNPVVVQMQTPLRQCASQLNDFRKLSAQLRNKNTKEHTTVSQLQTQITDTLLLQYPDQHINWLSEPIAATLKSDAMLLPAILNLLQNACIANQKNNQSQLELSWQQNNQHSECVYLLIRDFGSGFSQSQLAELGGQLMPSSQGMGLAVLLSNVTFERLNGSLTLYNHAGGGAVAKVKLAIANNEQSLT
- a CDS encoding response regulator transcription factor — protein: MKLLIIEDDINLASTLARRLTKQGFSCEVAHNQSDALLSARKHLPDFILLDMKLGEDNGLALIKPLRSLLAQAHIVLLTGFASIATAVEAMRLGADDYLTKPVDMATLLKALNNDLNTQNASCIATPVMSPERLEWEHIQQVLHSNNGNVSATARQLNMHRRTLQRKLQKKPVQQ
- a CDS encoding thiol-disulfide oxidoreductase DCC family protein, with amino-acid sequence MSDDAALLMRNQKIILFDAQCKLCSAWCNFIISNDANVIFKLCSVQSPKGALLLTHFGFSTTQYASMVYLQNGKAYTQNHAFFEVVKQLGYPYKLATVFSVLPNTFNNWLYDKIALNRYTLFGKYNYCRIPNSDDAKHYL
- a CDS encoding peptidylprolyl isomerase, producing MASTAHALHILVKHKEIAEDIIKQLGKGAKFQTLAKKYSSCPSGKKGGDLGEFRRGQMVPQFDKIAFNGAILEPHLVKTKFGWHVIKVLYRT
- a CDS encoding TonB family protein — protein: MKYLLSIIAALIITGCTTTPLQDSPTATVKSTVPPKYPVAEVRNKTEGFVTMSYDVDSYGRPNNIKVINAKPEQVFNSEAKRALSKWQYSPKVVNGVAVPDKNLEITIEFNLDN
- a CDS encoding MauE/DoxX family redox-associated membrane protein — its product is MAKSATLYRMVTNEHICPFGLKSKDLLKRKGYKVDDKPLTSREETDAFQQKHNVDTTPQTFIDNERIGGYDDLRAYFNKSEPGQQGTTYTPVTAIFAVTLLLAFAFSYSTGFALFSMHTIMLFVALTMGVLAIQKLRDLYSFSNSFITYDLFAMKVVRYAYVYPFLEAFVSIGMIAGLSAYIVAPISLFIGGVGAVSVIKAVYIDKRELKCACVGGDSNVPLGFVSLTENLFMIAAGIWMFIK